A section of the Leptotrichia buccalis C-1013-b genome encodes:
- the mutS gene encoding DNA mismatch repair protein MutS, which produces MADTPLMKQYREIKSNFEDSILFFRLGDFYEMFFEDAVKASKELGLTLTSRNKEKNADVPLAGVPFHSADSYITKLVSKGYKVAICEQTEDPKMAKGIVKREVVKIITPGTVVDVEALDAKSNNYLMSILKIENKIGIAYIDITTGEFKVTEVEKDADFVKLFNEINKIEPKEVLVTEDFYREIKEKLDDFLQKNDSVVTFVSKIRDSAKYLMDYFEIVSLESYGIKDKKGIIGAAAMALDYAAAMQVEHELTVEKIEFVNISNYAEINAITSRNLELLKNQREKTVYGSLLWVLDECKTSMGTRLLKRFINNPLLNIEKIRKRQEDVQYFIDNILIREDLREKLEDIYDLERLLGKIIFGSENGKDLTALKKTIKSAVEIMKILENTDFFKNIDANILFECYKIIDDSINEDAPFSVREGGIIKSGYNEELDEIRNIMNSGKDFLLDIEQRERETTGIKNMKIKFNKVFGYFIEITKSNLSMVPEHYIRKQTLSNSERYITPELKKYEDTIINSKAKIEDLEYHLFKEINGKIKEHRKILSELAERLAYIDVMVSFAVSAIENDYAKPEMNEEYSFEIEDGRHPVVEKLIGRTDYVSNDTVFTEKESFVVLTGPNMSGKSTYMKQIALISIMAQIGSFVPAKKANLSVIDKYLTRIGASDDILTGQSTFMVEMSEVSNILNNATEKSLIILDEVGRGTSTTDGVSIATAILMYIHDKIGAKTVFATHYHELTDLENKFAHIVNYRIEVDEKQGKVMFLRNIVKGGADKSYGIEVAKLAGLPKEILVESKKILKRLEQKKELIERTVDVHQLSLFGENLEFESDFEEFENANDLENSENNQFYEKKLAQIEEEKESLIEIVNKIENYDINNMTPMDAMKFLFELKKEMEKGN; this is translated from the coding sequence ATGGCAGATACACCACTGATGAAACAATATAGGGAAATAAAGTCAAATTTTGAGGATTCCATATTGTTTTTTAGATTAGGTGATTTTTATGAAATGTTTTTTGAAGATGCAGTAAAAGCTTCAAAAGAGCTGGGGCTTACATTGACTTCAAGAAATAAAGAAAAAAATGCAGATGTACCGCTTGCAGGAGTTCCATTTCATTCGGCAGATTCTTATATTACAAAACTTGTTTCAAAAGGGTATAAGGTTGCGATTTGTGAGCAGACAGAAGATCCGAAGATGGCAAAAGGGATTGTAAAACGGGAAGTTGTGAAAATTATAACGCCGGGGACAGTTGTGGATGTGGAGGCACTTGATGCGAAGAGTAACAATTATTTAATGAGTATTTTGAAAATTGAGAATAAAATTGGGATTGCATATATTGATATAACAACTGGGGAGTTTAAGGTAACAGAAGTCGAAAAAGATGCTGACTTTGTAAAATTATTTAACGAGATTAATAAGATTGAGCCTAAGGAAGTGCTTGTTACAGAGGATTTTTATCGAGAAATAAAGGAAAAGTTAGATGATTTTTTACAAAAAAATGATTCAGTTGTAACTTTTGTGAGTAAAATTCGGGATAGTGCGAAGTATCTTATGGATTATTTTGAGATTGTGTCGCTGGAAAGTTATGGAATTAAGGATAAAAAGGGGATAATCGGAGCTGCGGCGATGGCACTTGATTATGCGGCTGCTATGCAGGTTGAGCATGAATTGACTGTGGAAAAGATTGAGTTTGTGAACATTTCCAATTATGCTGAAATAAATGCGATTACAAGCAGAAATTTGGAACTTTTGAAAAATCAGAGGGAAAAAACTGTCTACGGCTCGCTTTTGTGGGTGCTGGACGAGTGTAAAACTTCGATGGGAACACGGCTTTTAAAAAGATTTATAAATAATCCGCTTTTAAATATTGAAAAAATACGGAAAAGACAGGAAGATGTGCAGTATTTTATTGATAATATCTTGATTCGTGAAGATTTGAGGGAAAAACTTGAGGATATTTATGATTTAGAGCGGCTTTTGGGAAAAATAATCTTTGGGAGTGAAAATGGGAAAGATTTGACGGCATTGAAAAAGACGATAAAATCAGCTGTTGAAATAATGAAAATTTTGGAAAATACCGATTTTTTTAAGAATATTGATGCAAATATTTTGTTTGAGTGTTATAAGATAATTGACGACAGTATAAATGAAGATGCACCATTTTCAGTGCGTGAAGGTGGTATTATAAAATCTGGATACAATGAGGAACTGGATGAAATAAGGAATATTATGAATTCTGGGAAGGACTTTTTACTGGATATTGAGCAGCGGGAAAGGGAAACTACTGGAATTAAAAATATGAAAATAAAATTTAATAAAGTTTTTGGATATTTTATAGAAATTACAAAATCAAATCTAAGTATGGTTCCAGAGCATTACATAAGAAAACAGACACTTTCAAATTCGGAGCGGTATATTACGCCTGAGCTGAAAAAATATGAGGACACAATAATAAATTCTAAAGCAAAAATTGAAGATTTGGAGTACCATTTATTTAAGGAAATTAATGGAAAAATAAAGGAACATCGGAAAATTTTGTCAGAACTTGCGGAAAGGCTGGCATACATTGATGTAATGGTATCTTTTGCTGTAAGTGCCATTGAAAATGATTACGCAAAACCTGAAATGAATGAGGAATATTCCTTTGAAATTGAAGATGGAAGGCATCCAGTTGTGGAAAAGCTGATTGGAAGGACAGATTATGTTTCAAATGATACAGTTTTCACTGAAAAAGAAAGTTTTGTTGTGCTAACAGGGCCTAATATGTCGGGAAAATCAACGTATATGAAGCAAATCGCATTAATTTCAATAATGGCTCAGATTGGCTCTTTTGTCCCTGCTAAAAAAGCAAATTTATCAGTTATAGATAAATATTTGACACGGATAGGGGCATCTGATGATATTTTGACTGGGCAAAGCACATTTATGGTGGAAATGAGCGAGGTTTCCAACATTTTGAACAATGCGACTGAAAAAAGTCTGATAATACTGGATGAAGTTGGACGTGGAACTTCCACAACCGACGGAGTTTCCATTGCGACTGCCATTTTAATGTATATTCACGATAAAATCGGTGCCAAGACAGTTTTTGCAACACATTATCACGAACTTACTGATTTAGAAAATAAATTTGCACACATTGTAAATTATCGGATAGAAGTGGATGAAAAACAGGGAAAAGTAATGTTTTTACGAAATATTGTGAAAGGCGGAGCAGATAAGTCCTATGGTATTGAAGTGGCAAAATTAGCGGGACTTCCAAAGGAAATATTGGTTGAAAGCAAGAAAATATTGAAACGGCTGGAGCAGAAAAAGGAATTGATCGAGAGAACTGTAGATGTTCATCAGCTTTCACTTTTTGGAGAAAATTTGGAATTTGAAAGTGATTTTGAAGAATTTGAAAATGCAAATGATTTAGAAAATAGTGAAAATAATCAGTTTTATGAGAAAAAATTGGCACAAATTGAAGAAGAAAAGGAAAGTTTAATAGAAATTGTGAATAAAATAGAGAATTACGATATAAATAATATGACACCAATGGATGCGATGAAATTTTTGTTTGAATTAAAGAAGGAAATGGAAAAAGGAAATTAA
- a CDS encoding LptA/OstA family protein — protein MWKKIAYGGLILILIYFIYAVFFKKIPAPLEQMQKDMKAKKVVYRLKDDAIIYADEQIGSEGDEIIRFKNVIVDLLKKKMLISGKQAEVNTKTSDITLHGKVVGATKDKKWEMYTERVEYKKQGDLLISPVKTKLINKIDKTESESDRVETTTKFEIITAIGHAKHIDHKEQRTMTADKIIYNTTTKITNAEGHVIYIDKKKKRELRGDKMSYDEVHKFGTAEGHVIYLDHANNRELTADKMTYDDINKIVTAEGHAFYKDKEKNRQLRADKMRFDDKNQVGNAEGHVIYTDPENRLTGDKVDYYRKEERIEGQGHIVYTGRNSVISGDKATYFIKKKQIDGRGNVKYTGQTMIITGDHVFYDEVSKILNGDGNGTYNYLPRKITGTYKTGVYNLKTHVLTTNDQYTANYDDYKMDGTGLVYAFQTGAASMKGPFNVRKQNFNVHGANGTMNTISKDIFANKMVMTSTQGDRITANTGQGSFEKKEFRFDGQVKGKIRGNVKDLINDPTPLVESEAVNFVGNTAKIYFISHKNGKNMSITRSEIKGNVRMTYKEVTLDSQYNEIDTGRNLILARDKVMVDFRNNTKMTSNYLYMDMNKQEGYARNNVKIISRLPQFKTINTSADRAIIYLKDKKIKLNGKVVTYQGKNMISSQSAVYDMDKKILENRGKIQMQYEIQNQGQSDEEQVRSDPKNAAATQEVIDKLSMSEGEHLKKSDKASNGVDVRIKWKSSNSSLYSPSGKMNKQFYGGNSKEVTMTATAKAGTNTSEKKFNVNVPSESAHELLKRAARNIYFPEDGRKPPSSVKVNAHKGMITIPISWSKNGSKNVATLTYGGASYSKQF, from the coding sequence ATGTGGAAGAAAATAGCTTATGGTGGGCTGATATTAATACTAATATATTTTATATATGCGGTATTCTTTAAAAAAATTCCTGCACCACTTGAACAAATGCAAAAGGATATGAAAGCCAAAAAAGTTGTGTACAGATTAAAAGATGACGCAATTATTTATGCAGATGAGCAAATTGGCTCTGAAGGTGATGAGATTATAAGGTTTAAAAATGTAATTGTAGATTTATTAAAAAAGAAAATGCTAATTTCTGGAAAACAGGCTGAGGTTAATACAAAAACATCTGATATAACGTTACACGGAAAAGTAGTAGGAGCAACGAAAGATAAAAAATGGGAAATGTATACGGAACGTGTCGAATATAAGAAGCAGGGGGACTTACTAATTTCTCCAGTAAAAACAAAGTTAATAAATAAAATTGATAAAACAGAATCAGAATCAGACAGGGTGGAAACAACTACAAAATTTGAAATAATTACAGCGATAGGTCATGCAAAGCACATTGATCATAAAGAACAAAGAACAATGACAGCAGATAAAATTATTTATAACACTACTACGAAAATAACAAATGCAGAAGGGCATGTAATTTATATAGACAAAAAGAAAAAAAGGGAACTACGTGGAGATAAAATGTCTTATGATGAAGTGCATAAGTTCGGAACTGCAGAGGGACACGTAATTTATCTGGATCATGCAAATAATAGGGAATTAACAGCAGATAAAATGACTTATGATGATATAAATAAAATAGTTACTGCGGAAGGACATGCATTTTACAAGGATAAAGAGAAAAATCGACAACTGCGTGCGGATAAAATGCGTTTTGACGATAAAAATCAAGTAGGTAACGCGGAAGGACATGTAATTTATACTGACCCTGAAAATAGACTGACTGGAGATAAAGTTGACTATTACAGAAAAGAAGAGCGGATAGAAGGTCAAGGACACATTGTTTATACGGGTAGAAATTCAGTAATTTCAGGAGACAAGGCAACGTATTTCATTAAGAAAAAACAGATTGATGGAAGAGGAAATGTGAAGTATACGGGGCAAACAATGATAATTACAGGAGATCACGTATTTTATGATGAAGTTTCCAAAATATTAAACGGAGATGGAAATGGTACTTATAACTATCTGCCAAGAAAAATAACAGGTACGTATAAAACAGGAGTTTATAACCTTAAGACACATGTACTTACAACAAATGACCAGTATACTGCAAATTATGATGACTATAAAATGGATGGAACTGGACTTGTTTACGCATTCCAAACTGGAGCAGCTTCAATGAAAGGTCCATTTAATGTAAGAAAGCAAAACTTTAATGTACATGGTGCAAATGGAACAATGAACACAATTTCAAAGGACATTTTTGCAAATAAAATGGTAATGACAAGTACTCAAGGCGATAGAATTACAGCGAATACTGGACAAGGAAGTTTTGAAAAGAAAGAATTCAGGTTTGACGGTCAAGTAAAAGGTAAAATTCGTGGAAATGTAAAAGACTTGATAAATGACCCAACACCGCTTGTAGAGTCAGAAGCTGTAAATTTTGTAGGAAATACAGCAAAAATTTATTTTATTTCACATAAAAACGGTAAAAATATGAGTATTACCCGAAGTGAAATTAAAGGAAATGTCCGTATGACTTATAAAGAAGTTACATTGGATTCACAGTATAATGAAATTGATACAGGAAGAAATCTTATTCTTGCAAGAGATAAAGTTATGGTAGATTTTAGAAATAATACAAAAATGACTTCTAATTACTTGTATATGGATATGAATAAGCAGGAAGGGTATGCGAGAAATAACGTAAAAATTATAAGCCGATTACCGCAATTTAAAACAATCAATACTAGTGCGGATAGAGCTATAATTTATTTGAAGGACAAAAAAATAAAGCTGAATGGGAAAGTAGTTACTTATCAAGGAAAAAATATGATATCTTCTCAAAGTGCAGTTTATGATATGGATAAAAAAATTCTTGAAAACCGAGGAAAGATTCAAATGCAATATGAAATTCAAAATCAAGGTCAAAGTGATGAAGAACAAGTAAGATCTGATCCTAAAAATGCTGCTGCAACTCAGGAAGTAATAGATAAGCTATCAATGTCTGAAGGCGAACATCTGAAAAAGTCAGATAAGGCATCAAATGGAGTTGACGTCAGAATAAAATGGAAATCATCAAATTCCAGCCTGTATTCACCTTCTGGAAAAATGAACAAACAATTTTATGGTGGAAATTCAAAAGAAGTAACAATGACTGCAACAGCCAAAGCAGGAACAAATACATCAGAAAAGAAATTCAATGTAAATGTTCCATCAGAATCTGCGCATGAATTGCTTAAAAGAGCTGCAAGAAACATTTACTTCCCTGAAGATGGTAGAAAACCGCCTTCATCAGTAAAAGTAAATGCACATAAGGGAATGATAACTATTCCAATCTCGTGGTCAAAGAATGGTAGTAAAAACGTGGCTACTTTAACATATGGCGGTGCTTCCTATTCAAAACAATTTTAA
- a CDS encoding N-acetylmuramoyl-L-alanine amidase family protein, translated as MKLLFKLIILFSTVSGLVNGAEKICIDPGHQAKGNMQTEEIAPGSSKRKPKVAYGTRGVATKKPEYQLALEVGLKLRDALKAKGYEVFMIRETNDVNISNKERALMTNKAGCSVYLRLHADAGGSSVRGATVLTSSAKNPHTKSVQKSSDQFSRAILSEYTKATGFKSRGVAYRDDLTGTNWSTVTNTLLEMGFMTNSEEDRKMASPEFQDVMVNGIINGIEKYFKER; from the coding sequence ATGAAATTATTATTTAAATTAATCATTCTATTCAGTACTGTTTCAGGATTAGTAAATGGAGCTGAAAAAATATGTATTGATCCAGGACATCAGGCAAAAGGAAATATGCAAACAGAAGAAATAGCACCTGGCTCAAGTAAAAGAAAACCAAAAGTGGCATATGGAACAAGAGGAGTTGCTACTAAAAAGCCTGAGTATCAACTAGCCTTAGAAGTTGGATTAAAACTAAGAGACGCTTTAAAAGCTAAAGGTTATGAAGTATTCATGATAAGAGAAACAAACGATGTAAATATCAGTAACAAAGAAAGAGCTTTGATGACTAATAAAGCAGGTTGTTCTGTATATTTAAGACTTCATGCAGATGCAGGAGGAAGTTCTGTAAGAGGAGCGACTGTACTTACATCATCAGCTAAAAATCCACATACAAAAAGCGTACAAAAATCCAGTGACCAATTCTCAAGAGCAATTTTATCAGAATATACAAAAGCAACAGGGTTTAAAAGCAGAGGAGTTGCATATAGAGATGACCTTACAGGAACAAACTGGTCAACAGTTACAAATACATTACTAGAAATGGGATTTATGACAAACTCAGAAGAAGATAGAAAAATGGCTTCTCCAGAATTTCAAGATGTAATGGTAAATGGAATTATAAATGGAATTGAAAAATATTTTAAAGAAAGATAA
- a CDS encoding glutamate-5-semialdehyde dehydrogenase: MSYISELGKKAKIASRELIKIGTKTKNDVLFAIADELIAKKGEIKVANKIDLENGEKNGISFALLDRMTLTDGRIEGMAQSLREMAMFPDPIGEVVIGWNHKNGMSIAKKRVPLGVIGMIYESRPNVTVDAAGLAIKSSNAIILRGSEDALNSNIYLSKLLSRVANTYGLPENAVQLVEKPERELVKDLIRADKFIDVIIPRGGKGLKRFIIENATIPMIETGAGICHIFVDETADVKQALPIIENAKVQRPSVCNAIETALIHENIAKAILPELTEMLLKDGVELRYSKEALEIVGNRTDVKLATEEDFGTEYLDLIMSLKLVKNVDEAIEYINSHGTHHSDSILTRSIENAEKFLNEVDSANVYLNASTRFSDGGEFGFGGEIGISTQKLHARGPMGIRELTTTKYVIRGEGQIRE, encoded by the coding sequence ATGAGTTATATAAGCGAATTAGGAAAAAAAGCAAAAATTGCATCAAGAGAACTTATAAAAATTGGGACAAAGACGAAAAATGATGTGTTATTTGCAATTGCAGATGAATTAATTGCAAAAAAAGGAGAAATAAAGGTTGCAAATAAAATAGATTTAGAAAATGGAGAAAAAAATGGAATTTCTTTTGCTTTGTTAGACAGAATGACATTGACAGACGGCAGAATTGAAGGAATGGCTCAAAGTTTACGTGAAATGGCTATGTTTCCAGATCCAATAGGAGAAGTTGTGATAGGATGGAATCACAAAAATGGAATGAGCATCGCTAAAAAAAGAGTACCACTTGGAGTAATCGGAATGATTTATGAATCACGTCCAAATGTTACAGTTGATGCAGCGGGACTTGCAATAAAATCTTCAAATGCAATAATTTTACGTGGTTCTGAAGATGCCTTAAATTCAAATATTTATTTAAGTAAATTGCTAAGCAGAGTTGCAAATACTTACGGATTGCCAGAAAATGCAGTTCAACTTGTGGAAAAGCCAGAAAGAGAATTAGTAAAAGATTTGATAAGAGCAGATAAATTTATAGATGTGATTATCCCAAGAGGCGGAAAGGGGCTAAAAAGATTTATTATCGAAAATGCCACAATTCCAATGATAGAAACTGGTGCAGGAATTTGCCACATTTTTGTAGACGAAACAGCAGATGTAAAACAGGCATTGCCAATTATCGAAAATGCCAAAGTTCAGCGTCCAAGCGTATGTAACGCCATTGAAACTGCACTTATTCACGAAAATATCGCAAAAGCAATCTTGCCTGAATTAACAGAAATGCTTTTAAAAGATGGCGTAGAATTAAGATATAGCAAGGAAGCATTGGAAATCGTCGGAAATAGAACAGATGTAAAATTGGCAACAGAAGAAGATTTTGGGACAGAATATCTGGATTTAATTATGTCATTAAAGTTAGTGAAAAATGTAGATGAAGCAATTGAATATATAAATTCTCACGGAACACACCATTCCGACTCAATTTTGACAAGATCCATAGAGAATGCCGAAAAATTCTTAAATGAAGTGGATTCAGCAAATGTTTATTTAAATGCCTCAACAAGATTTTCTGACGGAGGAGAGTTCGGATTTGGAGGAGAAATCGGAATTTCCACACAAAAACTTCACGCAAGAGGGCCTATGGGAATTAGAGAGCTGACTACAACAAAGTATGTGATAAGAGGAGAAGGACAAATAAGAGAGTAA
- the proB gene encoding glutamate 5-kinase, translated as MKNRNTREEILENIQRIVVKVGTSTLTNENGHLDIEKIRKIVLELSNLQDKGYDVILVSSGAVGAGMGLLNINEKPKTLAEKQMLSAVGQVSLMQIYQTLFKEHNKIVGQLLLTKEEFSNRKRYLNMRNVCNAFLKRKIIPIINENDAIVSNALKIKVGDNDTMSALVSGLIDADLLIILSDIDGLYNKNPRKYEDANLIHIVGDINEDIKKMAGAEGSKFGTGGMVTKIIAAEMVTKIGTSLVIASGDEPKNITRIVEKENIGTLFVKKNKKISLRKYWLAYGPSKEGALTIDNGAKSALKNGKSLLSVGIKSVEGTFDKGAIVEIEDLKGKVIATGISNYSSEEINLIKGEQSENIEEILGYKYDDAVIHIDNVAMKK; from the coding sequence ATGAAAAACAGGAATACAAGAGAAGAAATTTTAGAAAATATTCAAAGAATAGTAGTAAAAGTAGGAACATCAACACTTACAAATGAAAACGGACATTTGGATATTGAAAAAATAAGAAAAATTGTACTGGAACTTAGCAATCTGCAAGATAAAGGATATGATGTAATTCTCGTTAGCTCTGGAGCTGTAGGTGCTGGAATGGGACTTTTAAATATAAACGAAAAGCCTAAAACTTTGGCAGAAAAACAGATGCTGTCGGCAGTAGGGCAAGTTTCACTTATGCAAATTTATCAGACACTTTTTAAGGAACATAACAAAATCGTGGGACAGCTTTTATTGACAAAAGAAGAATTTTCAAATAGAAAAAGATATTTGAACATGAGAAATGTATGTAATGCCTTTCTAAAAAGAAAAATTATTCCAATTATAAATGAAAATGACGCCATTGTTTCAAACGCATTAAAAATAAAAGTTGGAGATAATGACACTATGTCGGCACTTGTTTCAGGCTTAATTGACGCTGATTTATTGATTATACTGTCGGATATTGATGGGCTTTATAATAAAAATCCTAGAAAATACGAGGATGCTAACTTGATTCACATAGTTGGGGATATTAATGAGGATATAAAAAAAATGGCAGGAGCAGAAGGTTCAAAATTTGGAACAGGTGGAATGGTTACAAAAATTATTGCCGCAGAAATGGTAACGAAAATCGGAACAAGCCTTGTAATTGCCAGCGGAGATGAACCTAAAAACATCACAAGAATAGTGGAAAAAGAAAACATAGGGACACTTTTTGTGAAAAAAAATAAAAAAATCAGCCTAAGAAAATACTGGCTAGCATATGGACCAAGCAAGGAAGGTGCATTGACAATAGATAATGGTGCAAAATCAGCTTTAAAAAATGGAAAAAGCTTATTGTCAGTTGGGATAAAATCTGTAGAAGGGACATTTGATAAAGGTGCAATTGTGGAAATAGAAGATTTGAAAGGAAAAGTTATTGCAACTGGTATTTCAAATTACTCATCAGAGGAAATAAATCTAATAAAAGGTGAGCAAAGTGAAAATATAGAAGAAATATTGGGTTACAAATATGATGACGCTGTAATTCATATTGATAATGTGGCAATGAAAAAATAA
- a CDS encoding alpha-amylase, with protein MENGVMIQYFEWNLPSDGKHWKRLKDDAKHLSEIGVSGVWIPPAYKGTSENDVGYGAYDLWDLGEFDQKGTVRTKYGTKQELIEAIEELHKYNINVYLDAVLNHKGGADETEKFLAIEVDPEDRTVEISEPFEIEGWTKFTFPGRNNKYSSFKWNHNLFDGVDYDNKTGKTAIYKIVGENKDWDEGVDSELGNYDYLMNADIDFSHPEVREEVIRWGKWVVNELKIDGFRMDAVKHIKDEFIAEFLTQVRATHGEKFYSVGEYWRNDLEKLKEYLDNVGYKTDLFDVGLHFNMYDASKKKQDYDLREIFEHTIVATNPMAAVTFVDNHDSQKGSALESQVENWFIPHSYAIILLSKDGYPCLFYGDYYGIGGEKSPHQWIIDKLLEIRRIHAYGEQINHLDDPNVIAIQRTGRDERTGCVAVLSNSEEEEEIQVEIGKEKAGEVWQEVTGSEYEDVVIDEDGNANFKVEPEKISVWIRKS; from the coding sequence ATGGAAAATGGAGTAATGATACAATATTTTGAATGGAATTTGCCAAGTGATGGAAAACATTGGAAAAGACTTAAGGACGATGCTAAGCATTTGAGCGAAATCGGAGTCAGCGGAGTCTGGATTCCGCCAGCATATAAAGGGACTTCTGAAAATGATGTAGGATATGGTGCTTATGATTTGTGGGATTTGGGAGAATTTGACCAGAAAGGCACAGTCAGAACGAAATATGGGACAAAACAGGAACTGATTGAAGCAATAGAAGAACTCCACAAATACAATATAAATGTATATTTGGATGCAGTCTTGAACCATAAAGGCGGAGCTGATGAAACAGAAAAATTTCTGGCAATAGAAGTTGATCCTGAAGACAGAACAGTGGAAATATCCGAGCCTTTTGAAATAGAAGGCTGGACAAAATTCACTTTCCCTGGAAGAAATAATAAATATTCTTCATTCAAATGGAATCACAATCTTTTTGACGGTGTGGACTATGACAACAAAACTGGTAAAACGGCAATTTACAAAATCGTTGGAGAAAATAAGGACTGGGATGAGGGAGTTGATTCTGAGCTTGGAAATTATGATTATTTGATGAATGCTGATATTGACTTTTCACATCCTGAAGTACGTGAGGAAGTAATCCGATGGGGTAAATGGGTTGTAAATGAATTGAAAATTGATGGATTCAGAATGGATGCTGTAAAACATATAAAAGATGAATTTATAGCTGAATTTTTGACACAAGTAAGAGCAACTCACGGAGAAAAGTTTTATTCCGTAGGAGAATACTGGCGAAATGATTTGGAAAAATTGAAGGAATATCTGGATAATGTCGGATACAAGACAGATTTATTCGATGTTGGACTTCACTTTAATATGTATGACGCTTCTAAAAAAAAGCAGGATTATGATTTAAGAGAAATTTTTGAGCATACAATTGTCGCAACAAATCCAATGGCAGCTGTAACTTTTGTGGATAATCACGATTCTCAAAAAGGAAGCGCTTTGGAATCACAAGTGGAAAACTGGTTTATCCCACATTCATATGCAATCATTTTATTATCTAAAGATGGTTATCCTTGCCTATTTTATGGAGATTATTACGGAATAGGCGGAGAAAAGAGCCCGCATCAATGGATAATTGATAAACTTCTGGAAATACGGAGAATACATGCTTATGGGGAACAGATAAACCATCTGGATGATCCAAATGTAATTGCAATTCAGAGAACTGGACGTGATGAACGAACAGGTTGTGTTGCCGTGCTTTCCAATTCTGAAGAAGAAGAGGAAATTCAAGTAGAAATTGGAAAAGAAAAGGCTGGAGAAGTTTGGCAGGAAGTTACAGGAAGTGAATATGAAGATGTTGTAATTGATGAAGATGGAAATGCCAATTTCAAAGTGGAACCTGAAAAAATTTCTGTCTGGATACGTAAAAGTTAA
- the kdsB gene encoding 3-deoxy-manno-octulosonate cytidylyltransferase, protein MKILGVIPARYASSRFEGKPLKEIEGHPMIEWVYKRAKNADIDELVVATDDKRIFDAVKKFGGNVVMTSENHENGTSRIIEVINKDEYKNYDFIINIQGDEPLIDIESINILANNYRNEKSEIVTLKQEMKLQKDIENPNHVKVITDFNNNAIYFSRSVIPYERKPDKNFKYFKHIGIYGYTAKFLNELKNLKEGILEKIESLEQLRFIENGYKIKVLETVSNVIGVDTEEDLKEVIEFVKKKGIKIE, encoded by the coding sequence ATGAAAATACTGGGAGTAATACCTGCAAGATATGCCTCCAGCAGATTTGAAGGAAAGCCTTTAAAAGAAATCGAAGGGCATCCAATGATTGAATGGGTTTACAAAAGGGCGAAAAATGCGGATATTGACGAACTTGTAGTAGCTACTGATGATAAAAGGATTTTTGATGCGGTAAAAAAATTTGGCGGGAATGTAGTTATGACTTCTGAAAACCACGAAAATGGAACTTCCAGAATAATAGAAGTTATAAATAAGGATGAATATAAAAATTATGATTTTATAATAAATATTCAAGGGGACGAGCCTTTAATTGACATTGAGTCAATTAACATTCTGGCAAATAATTATCGTAATGAAAAATCAGAAATTGTTACATTAAAACAGGAAATGAAATTACAAAAGGATATTGAAAATCCAAATCATGTAAAAGTAATTACAGATTTTAACAATAATGCAATTTATTTCAGTCGTTCAGTAATTCCATATGAAAGGAAGCCAGATAAAAATTTTAAATATTTCAAACATATTGGAATTTATGGATACACAGCTAAATTTTTGAATGAATTAAAAAATTTAAAAGAAGGAATTTTGGAAAAAATAGAATCGCTTGAGCAGCTTAGATTTATTGAAAATGGGTATAAAATAAAAGTTCTTGAAACGGTATCAAATGTAATTGGAGTCGATACTGAAGAAGATTTGAAAGAAGTTATCGAATTTGTAAAGAAAAAAGGAATAAAAATTGAATAA